In the genome of Mycobacteriales bacterium, the window GCGCTGCGTCGCGGGCAGGTGTTCGAGGAACTCGGGGTCGAGTGGTTCGAGGAGCCGCTGCGCGCCGACGACTTCGCCGGCTACGCCGAGCTGACCCGGCGGCTGCGCATCCCGATCGCCGCCGGCGAGAACCTCTACGGCGCCCGCCAGTTCCGTGCCTTCTTCGAACAGCGCTGCTGTGACATCGTGCAGCCGGACCTCCGCCGGGCCGGCGGCCCGACCGAGCTCCGCGCGGTCGGGGCGTTGGCGTCGGCATTCGACGTGCCGTATGCGTCGCACGGTGGTGGACCGGCGGCGCTCAGCATGCTCCTCTGCGCACCGACGGCGATCTGGCTGGAGACCGGTCTTCGGGGATCGGCGCAGGCATGGCCCCGGTTGGAGAATGGTTGCGCGCTCGCGCCGCAAGGACCGGGCTTCGACTGGGAGTGACGGTCCGCTAGGTGCCGAAGCGGGCGACGTAGTGCCACACCCGCTTGAGCGCCTGCTCGTCGTACCGTCCCGTCCGGGCCGCGTCGCCGATGATCCTCGGATCGAGGTGCCCGTCGCGGGCCAGCGCGAGTCCCAGTTCGACGTACCGCGGCCCGCGGTAGTCGGGGTGGCGCTGCAGCTCGTCCACCCCGAGCCGGAAACCGTCATGCCATTCGACCGGGCACGCCATCTTCTCCGCGGAGCGCTCGATGTCGGTGCCGCGGTAGGAGGGATCGAGGACCACCGCCTCGACGTCCCGGCCGACCAGGAGCGGTCCATGGACCTGCGCCTCGATGTAGTCGTCGAGCAGGTCCTGGTCGTCCGCCGCAGCCATGTCGATCAGTGCCAGGCGCTCGGCCACGCCGAAGTGTGTCGGGTCGAAGACGCTGTCCGGGTAGCAGAAGGTCGACCGGGTCGACACCTCGGCGCGCAGCCGCAGGTGCGCGGACCCGAATCGCGGCGAGCCACCGATAGCCCGGCGGCGAAAATTCAGCGACCCGTACTTCGGCCGCTCCACCGGCGGTACGCCGTCATACGCACCGCCGAAGATGCGACTTTCCCACGCCCAACGGTCCCCACCGGGGTGGGCCGTCAGCCCGCCGTTGCTGGTTCCCGTCTCGAACTGGGACCGGTAGCACCCGTCCCGGACCAGAGCCTCGACCACGGGAACGCCGTCAAGAAGCCGATCCGGATGGAAGTTGAGCGTCACCCGAAGACTCGGGTCGATCGGGGCGCCGGTCGCCAACTTCGCGACGTGAGCGATCGCCCACTCCTGCGCAGATTCGACCAGTTCCACGCGGCGAGGCTAGTCCCCGGGCCCGGACCGCACTTTTTGTGATGCGGGCGTGATGTCCGGTCGCTAACGTCACCGGGTGATTCCTGGCCCACCGGACGCCGCGCACCCGGCCAGCTCGTCGTTCAGCCGGCGATCACTGCCCGAGTTGGCCCGCGGGCCGGTCTTCTCCGCGATGGTGGCGTTGGCGGTCGTTCTCACTGCCGTCAGCGGCCGGTACGGGTACCACCGTGACGAGCTGTACTTCCGGATCTTGCACCCCGGGTGGGGCTACGTCGACGAGCCGCCGCTGACGCCGTTGCTGGCCCGCTTCTTCAGTCGCGTTGTCGCTGACAGTCCGTGGGCGATGCGGATACCGGCGACGCTGGCCACGGTCCTGTCGGTGTACGTCGTCGTCCTGATCACCCGTGAGCTCGGCGGCGGACGCGGTGCGCAGGCCATCTGTGCCTGGGGCTACGCCTTCGCGTCCCTGCCGCTGATCATGGGCCACGCGCTGCTGACCTCGACGATCGATCTGCCGGTGTGGCCGGCCGTGGTCCTCTTCGTCATCCGGGCGCAGCTGCGACGGGAACCGCGGTGGTGGCTCGCCGCGGGCCTCGTCGTCGGGCTGAGCATGTACAACAAGCTGCTCGTCGCCGTACTCCTCGCCGCCCTCGCCGCCGGGCTGGCGCTGGTCGGGCCGCGCCGGGTCCTCTGGTCCAAGTGGGTCCTGGCAGGAGCGACACTCGCGCTGATCGTCGGCTCGCCGAACCTGGTCTACCAGGCGACACACCACTGGCCGCAGCTGAGCATGGGGCGCGCCCTCGCCCGAGACAACGCCGGCGACGTCCACATCATGATGTGGCCGTTCCTCTTCCTCATCCTCGGGCCGCCACTGGTGCCGATTTGGGCAGCGGGCCTGGTGAGCCTGGTCCGGCGTCCCGAGTGGCGTCCGGTGCGCTTCCTCGCCGCTGCGTTTCCGGTCCTGCTGGCGCTCGTGTTTGCGATGGGTGCGCAGTTCTACTACCCCTTCGGCCTGTT includes:
- a CDS encoding glycosyltransferase family 39 protein, producing MIPGPPDAAHPASSSFSRRSLPELARGPVFSAMVALAVVLTAVSGRYGYHRDELYFRILHPGWGYVDEPPLTPLLARFFSRVVADSPWAMRIPATLATVLSVYVVVLITRELGGGRGAQAICAWGYAFASLPLIMGHALLTSTIDLPVWPAVVLFVIRAQLRREPRWWLAAGLVVGLSMYNKLLVAVLLAALAAGLALVGPRRVLWSKWVLAGATLALIVGSPNLVYQATHHWPQLSMGRALARDNAGDVHIMMWPFLFLILGPPLVPIWAAGLVSLVRRPEWRPVRFLAAAFPVLLALVFAMGAQFYYPFGLLSVLFAVGCVPAEAWLARWRWLVVAGVSLNSAVSLVLGLPLIPLSVLGSTPVPAVNQVAQDSVGWPAYVGQIDAVYARLPVADRRTAVVYASNYGEAGAIQRYGGRFHLPPVYSGQNQLYYQARPPASATVVVFIGGQFPRARGHFQSCVVAGHLDNGVDVDNEEQDEPIAVCRGPVGGWQAVWPALRHED
- a CDS encoding DUF3626 domain-containing protein: MELVESAQEWAIAHVAKLATGAPIDPSLRVTLNFHPDRLLDGVPVVEALVRDGCYRSQFETGTSNGGLTAHPGGDRWAWESRIFGGAYDGVPPVERPKYGSLNFRRRAIGGSPRFGSAHLRLRAEVSTRSTFCYPDSVFDPTHFGVAERLALIDMAAADDQDLLDDYIEAQVHGPLLVGRDVEAVVLDPSYRGTDIERSAEKMACPVEWHDGFRLGVDELQRHPDYRGPRYVELGLALARDGHLDPRIIGDAARTGRYDEQALKRVWHYVARFGT